A region of the Deltaproteobacteria bacterium genome:
ACATGATCAGGATGAGGGGCGCCTTCGGCCACAGGACGAACGCCCCCCCCAGCACGATCAGCCCGGTGTAGAGCCAGAAGAACTGGGGGGCGGACCGGAAGTCCTTGTCGACCCCGGACTCCCACCCCATCCCCTCGCACACCGAGTAGGCGGTCGCCAGCGGGAGGATGGAGGCGGCGAACAGCGACGCGTTGGCCAGCCCGAAGGCGAACAGGAAGGAGGCGTTCTTCCCCGCCAGCGGCGCGAGCGCCACCGCGGCGTCCCGTGCGTCCTCGACCCGGATCCCGTTCACGTACAGGGTCGCCCCGCAGGCCACGATGATGGCGAGCGCGACGATGTCGGTCACGAAGCAGCCGAAGATCACGTCGATCCGCGTGAGGCCGTAGTTCTCGACCTGGACGTTCTTCTCGACGACCGCCGACTGCAGGTAGAACTGCATCCACGGGGCGATCGTGGTCCCCACCATCCCGATCAGCATCGTGAGGTAGGCCCCGTCGACCCGGGCGGCGGGGGAGACGATGTTCCGTCCCACCTCGGACCAGTCCGGGTGCGCGAGGTACGACGCCACCGGGTAGGTGAAAAAGACGAGGCAGGCGACCAGGAAGATCTTCTCGACGATCCGGTAGGTCCCCTTCACGACGAGGAACCAGACCGCGGCGGCGCCGATCGGAACGGAGACGTATTTGCTGACGCCGAAGATCTCCCAGGCGGACGCCCACCCCGCGAACTCCGCGACGGTGTTCCCCAGGTTGGCGAGCACCAGCGCCACGAGCAGGAAGAAGGTCGGGCGGACGCCGAACTTCTCCCGCACGAGGTCGGCCAGCGTCTTCCCGGTGACCACGCCCATGCGGGCGACCATCTCCTGGACGACGACCAGCGCCACGGTGATCGGGATGAGCGTCCACAGAAGGGCGTACCCGAAGTGGGCGCCGGCCATGGAGTAGGTGGCGATCCCCCCCGCGTCGTTGTCCACGGACGCGGTGATGATCCCCGGCCCGAGGACGGACAGGAACA
Encoded here:
- a CDS encoding Nramp family divalent metal transporter, giving the protein FLSVLGPGIITASVDNDAGGIATYSMAGAHFGYALLWTLIPITVALVVVQEMVARMGVVTGKTLADLVREKFGVRPTFFLLVALVLANLGNTVAEFAGWASAWEIFGVSKYVSVPIGAAAVWFLVVKGTYRIVEKIFLVACLVFFTYPVASYLAHPDWSEVGRNIVSPAARVDGAYLTMLIGMVGTTIAPWMQFYLQSAVVEKNVQVENYGLTRIDVIFGCFVTDIVALAIIVACGATLYVNGIRVEDARDAAVALAPLAGKNASFLFAFGLANASLFAASILPLATAYSVCEGMGWESGVDKDFRSAPQFFWLYTGLIVLGGAFVLWPKAPLILIMYFSQVVNGVLLPFVLVFMLKLANDRQLMGEHVNSRAFNGIAWTTTAVMIVLTVLLVAVTLFPGLPGRVGL